One part of the Hyphomicrobiales bacterium genome encodes these proteins:
- the ggt gene encoding gamma-glutamyltransferase codes for MRMMAATSHPAATTTALNVMDKGGNAVDAALAAAAVLSVVEPQMTGIGGDCFAIIAQPDGSLHGVNGSGRAPAMLSADMLRAEGHTFVPPTSAHAITVPGALRGFEYMASHFGTKRFRELLEPAIKLARDGWIVADRVAHDMAHPKDPRDVDQDPVLTRVFRPQGRVPVAGDRLVWPQLAKTLEEIQRGGVDAFYTGEIARDIVAHVRERGGVMTLSDLANCKADAVTPIQADYRGLTIAELPPNGQGVTALITLKILERFDIKAMDANGVDRMHLELEAARAAYSLRDALVGDPDTTVDPYRLIDEAVIDHLVEQIDLSQRAEGLTLPDIPNSDTVYLCVADEEGRMVSLIYSIYDDFGALTATEATGIVLQNRGACFSLEEGHPNELAGGKRPMHTIIPAMALKDGVPVMAFGVMGGAYQPLGHAHVISNMVDYGMDVQTALDAPRTFWDVGTKQPIVEHPLGDAMVDALNARGHQAGFAKRAIGGGQAIWRDPGMGAFTGGSDPRKDGCAAGI; via the coding sequence ATGCGGATGATGGCGGCGACCTCGCACCCGGCGGCCACGACAACGGCGCTCAACGTCATGGACAAGGGCGGCAACGCGGTTGATGCCGCGCTGGCGGCAGCGGCGGTGCTGTCGGTGGTCGAGCCGCAGATGACGGGGATCGGCGGGGACTGCTTTGCCATCATCGCCCAGCCCGATGGCTCCCTGCATGGAGTCAATGGCTCGGGCCGGGCGCCGGCCATGCTGTCAGCGGACATGCTGCGCGCCGAAGGGCACACCTTTGTGCCGCCAACCAGCGCGCACGCCATCACCGTGCCCGGTGCGCTGCGTGGTTTTGAATATATGGCCAGCCATTTTGGCACCAAGCGGTTTCGCGAGCTGCTGGAGCCGGCGATCAAACTGGCACGCGATGGTTGGATTGTCGCCGATCGCGTGGCGCACGACATGGCGCACCCCAAAGACCCGCGCGATGTCGATCAGGACCCTGTGCTAACCCGTGTTTTTCGTCCGCAAGGCCGGGTGCCGGTGGCAGGCGATCGGCTTGTCTGGCCGCAACTTGCCAAGACGTTGGAGGAAATACAGCGCGGTGGTGTGGATGCGTTTTACACCGGCGAGATTGCCCGCGATATCGTTGCGCATGTGCGCGAGCGTGGTGGGGTGATGACTTTGTCGGATCTGGCCAATTGCAAGGCCGATGCGGTGACGCCGATCCAAGCCGATTATCGCGGGCTCACCATTGCTGAACTGCCGCCGAACGGGCAGGGCGTGACGGCGCTGATCACGCTGAAAATCCTGGAGCGCTTCGACATCAAGGCGATGGACGCCAATGGTGTTGATCGCATGCATCTGGAGCTGGAAGCCGCACGCGCCGCCTATAGCTTGCGCGATGCATTGGTTGGCGATCCGGACACGACCGTCGATCCCTATCGCCTCATCGATGAGGCCGTGATCGATCACTTGGTGGAGCAAATCGATCTCAGTCAGCGCGCTGAAGGTCTGACGCTGCCGGACATTCCCAATTCCGATACGGTCTATCTCTGCGTTGCCGACGAAGAAGGGCGCATGGTGTCGCTCATTTATTCGATCTACGATGATTTCGGTGCGCTGACCGCGACCGAAGCAACGGGCATCGTCTTGCAAAATCGCGGGGCATGTTTCTCGCTGGAAGAGGGCCACCCCAACGAGCTGGCCGGCGGCAAACGTCCGATGCACACGATCATCCCGGCGATGGCGCTGAAAGATGGCGTGCCGGTGATGGCGTTCGGGGTGATGGGCGGTGCCTATCAACCCTTGGGCCACGCGCATGTGATCTCCAACATGGTCGATTATGGCATGGACGTTCAAACAGCGTTGGATGCGCCGCGGACTTTCTGGGATGTCGGAACCAAGCAGCCGATCGTCGAGCATCCCTTGGGCGATGCAATGGTCGATGCACTTAATGCGCGCGGCCACCAGGCAGGCTTTGCCAAGCGAGCTATCGGCGGCGGTCAGGCAATCTGGCGCGACCCGGGCATGGGGGCTTTCACCGGTGGGTCCGACCCGCGCAAAGATGGCTGCGCAGCTGGGATTTAG
- the phaR gene encoding polyhydroxyalkanoate synthesis repressor PhaR, with protein MPSDTDAGEPATIIKKYANRRLYNTGTSTYVTLDDLAEMVKGGEDFLVQDAKSGEDLTRSVLTQIIFEQENKGTNLLPITVLRQLIRFYDDSMQAVVPSYLEHSINAFVADQDSIREKMANNFGASPLGAVGAMSGAMQEQTRRNMELFQNAMSTAMTMFVPFSGASTASEEDQAPKQSDSSIDELRAQLTAMQSKLDEISDK; from the coding sequence ATGCCTTCCGATACGGATGCGGGTGAACCCGCCACCATCATCAAGAAATACGCCAACCGCCGCCTCTACAACACCGGCACGTCCACCTACGTCACGCTGGATGATCTGGCCGAGATGGTCAAAGGCGGCGAGGATTTTCTGGTCCAGGACGCCAAGTCCGGCGAGGATTTGACGCGCTCGGTGCTGACGCAAATCATTTTCGAGCAGGAAAACAAAGGCACCAACCTGCTGCCGATCACGGTGCTGCGTCAGCTGATCCGCTTTTACGATGACAGCATGCAGGCCGTGGTGCCGAGCTATCTGGAACACTCCATCAACGCCTTTGTCGCCGACCAGGATTCGATCCGCGAAAAGATGGCCAACAATTTCGGCGCCAGCCCGCTGGGTGCCGTCGGCGCGATGAGCGGCGCCATGCAGGAACAGACCCGCCGCAACATGGAGCTGTTTCAGAACGCCATGTCGACAGCGATGACCATGTTCGTACCGTTCTCCGGTGCCAGCACCGCATCTGAGGAAGACCAAGCCCCAAAGCAAAGTGACAGCTCGATTGATGAGTTGCGCGCCCAGCTGACCGCAATGCAGTCCAAGCTCGACGAAATCAGCGACAAGTAG
- a CDS encoding endonuclease/exonuclease/phosphatase family protein encodes MADLSTSDRALNPVSFLRARAAGWRWRDEAVGVVMVGFAGLVMVAALPHLLPGTPLVHLDQGRLHAGVGFIACALVLFLLQAPVRALVSAVTGSVMLASIALFAISSLAPMAPDRRPDLSMISFNVLGFNPRGADLAVFLASEAPDVAVILEAPALHDDLDTMNAAFPYNAGCGLGSRCDLAVFSQHPLREVEIIPFFTIHGRLLRAVIDMDGQDVTLLAAHLTKPYHGNWHDQQMDRLVEVLDGVEGPVVLAGDFNSQAFVRAFRTHLIGEADMRLASRLQPTWPALDALPLSMAGFAIDHVLVRGEIAPVAVELIEDPIGSNHRGLLSTFDLDGR; translated from the coding sequence TTGGCCGACCTTTCCACGTCTGATAGGGCTTTGAATCCCGTTTCCTTCCTGCGGGCCCGCGCTGCGGGCTGGCGTTGGCGCGATGAGGCGGTGGGCGTGGTCATGGTTGGATTTGCCGGCCTAGTGATGGTCGCCGCGCTGCCGCATCTTCTGCCCGGCACACCTTTGGTCCATCTCGATCAAGGGCGGCTGCATGCGGGCGTTGGCTTCATCGCCTGTGCGCTGGTTTTGTTCCTGCTTCAGGCGCCGGTGCGAGCTTTGGTGAGCGCCGTGACGGGGTCGGTGATGCTGGCAAGTATCGCACTTTTTGCCATAAGCAGCTTGGCACCGATGGCGCCCGATCGACGCCCCGACCTTTCGATGATCTCTTTCAACGTTCTTGGCTTCAATCCGCGCGGCGCCGATCTGGCGGTTTTTCTCGCGAGCGAGGCCCCTGATGTTGCCGTGATCCTCGAGGCGCCCGCGCTGCACGATGATCTCGACACCATGAACGCGGCCTTTCCTTACAATGCTGGATGTGGACTGGGTTCGCGGTGCGACCTTGCGGTGTTTTCTCAACATCCGCTCCGCGAGGTGGAAATCATTCCGTTTTTCACCATCCATGGCCGGTTGCTTCGCGCCGTCATCGACATGGATGGCCAAGATGTCACGCTGCTCGCGGCGCACCTCACCAAGCCCTATCACGGCAACTGGCACGATCAGCAGATGGACCGGTTGGTGGAGGTTTTGGACGGCGTCGAGGGGCCGGTGGTGCTCGCTGGTGATTTCAACAGCCAAGCCTTTGTGCGGGCCTTTCGTACCCACCTGATCGGTGAGGCCGATATGCGTTTGGCGTCGCGATTGCAACCGACCTGGCCGGCGCTCGACGCGCTGCCGTTATCGATGGCAGGCTTTGCGATCGACCATGTGCTTGTACGTGGGGAGATTGCACCCGTCGCGGTCGAGCTGATCGAAGACCCGATCGGCTCCAACCATCGCGGGCTCCTGTCGACCTTCGATCTGGATGGGCGCTAG
- a CDS encoding heme-binding protein, giving the protein MPLTLDQANTLIAAAMAEGATQGFQPLAVCVLDAGGHVQAFQRADGASMMRFEIAKGKAYGALAVGKGSRWLNAQAEGRPHFLEGLSNVSGGKIVPVPGGVLIRQEDGTLLGAVGVTGDTSDNDEIAALAGIAAIGKVGVID; this is encoded by the coding sequence ATGCCGCTGACCCTGGACCAAGCCAACACGCTTATCGCCGCCGCTATGGCGGAGGGCGCGACCCAAGGTTTTCAACCCCTTGCCGTCTGCGTTCTTGATGCCGGTGGACATGTGCAAGCGTTTCAGCGTGCCGACGGCGCCTCGATGATGCGCTTTGAGATCGCCAAGGGCAAAGCTTATGGCGCGCTGGCCGTCGGCAAAGGATCGCGTTGGTTGAACGCTCAGGCTGAAGGCCGTCCGCACTTTTTGGAAGGCCTATCGAATGTTTCCGGCGGCAAGATCGTGCCGGTGCCCGGCGGCGTTTTGATCAGGCAAGAGGATGGCACGCTGCTCGGCGCGGTCGGCGTCACCGGCGACACGTCCGACAATGACGAAATTGCAGCCTTGGCTGGCATCGCAGCCATCGGAAAAGTGGGAGTCATCGACTGA
- the phbB gene encoding acetoacetyl-CoA reductase, whose product MARVALVTGGSRGIGEAISKALKAEGCTVAATYAGNDEKAAAFTEETGIKTYKWNVADYDASAAGIAKVEEENGPIDIVVANAGITRDAPFHRMTPDQWNEVIGTNLTGVFNTIHPVWPGMRERKFGRVIVISSINGQKGQFGQVNYAATKAGDLGIIKSLAQEGARAGITANAVCPGYIGTEMVRAIPENVLNEKIIPQIPVGRLGEPEEIARCVTFLASDDAGFISGSTISANGAQFFV is encoded by the coding sequence ATGGCCAGAGTGGCACTTGTTACAGGCGGTTCGCGCGGTATCGGCGAAGCGATTTCAAAGGCATTGAAGGCAGAGGGCTGCACCGTCGCCGCCACCTATGCCGGCAATGACGAAAAGGCAGCGGCCTTCACTGAAGAAACCGGCATTAAAACCTACAAATGGAACGTTGCCGATTATGACGCTTCCGCCGCTGGTATTGCCAAGGTGGAAGAAGAAAACGGCCCGATCGACATCGTCGTTGCCAATGCCGGCATCACCCGCGACGCGCCTTTTCATCGGATGACGCCTGACCAGTGGAACGAAGTGATTGGCACCAATTTGACCGGCGTGTTCAACACCATCCATCCGGTGTGGCCAGGCATGCGCGAGCGCAAATTTGGCCGCGTGATCGTGATTTCGTCGATCAACGGACAAAAGGGTCAGTTCGGCCAGGTGAACTATGCCGCCACGAAGGCTGGTGACCTTGGCATTATCAAATCGCTGGCCCAGGAAGGCGCGCGCGCGGGCATCACCGCCAATGCCGTTTGCCCTGGCTACATCGGCACGGAAATGGTGCGGGCGATCCCGGAGAACGTGCTGAACGAAAAGATCATTCCGCAGATCCCGGTTGGTCGCCTTGGCGAACCAGAAGAGATTGCGCGCTGCGTGACGTTCCTGGCGTCAGACGATGCGGGCTTCATCTCCGGCTCGACGATCTCGGCCAACGGCGCGCAGTTCTTCGTTTAG
- a CDS encoding acetyl-CoA C-acetyltransferase, translated as MTSVVIASAARTAVGSFNGAFGTVPAHQLGATAISGALERAGVDPGDVDEVIMGQILSAGEGQNPARQAAMAAGIPQEATAWGLNQLCGSGLRAVALGMQQIMSGDADIIVAGGQESMSMAPHAMHLRGGVKMGDGKMVDTMMYDALTDAFHKYLMGTTAENVAKQWQLTRDEQDEFAVNSQNKAEAAQKAGKFKDEIVAHTIKGRKGDTVVDEDEYIKHGVTVEGISKLRPAFDKEGTVTAANASGINDGGAATVLMSEAEAEKRGITPMARIASWATAGVDPAIMGTGPIPASRKALEKAGWKVEDLDLVEANEAFAAQACAVNKDMGWDSSIVNVNGGAIAIGHPVGASGARVLNTLLFEMQKRDAKKGLATLCIGGGMGVALCVER; from the coding sequence ATGACTTCAGTGGTTATTGCATCGGCGGCACGGACTGCCGTTGGATCCTTCAATGGTGCCTTCGGAACCGTGCCAGCGCATCAGCTTGGCGCAACCGCCATCTCCGGCGCGCTGGAGCGCGCGGGTGTCGATCCGGGTGACGTCGATGAAGTGATCATGGGCCAGATCCTCTCCGCCGGCGAAGGGCAGAACCCCGCCCGCCAGGCAGCGATGGCCGCGGGCATTCCGCAGGAGGCGACAGCCTGGGGTCTCAACCAGCTCTGCGGCTCGGGCCTACGCGCCGTGGCGCTGGGCATGCAGCAGATCATGTCCGGCGATGCCGACATCATCGTGGCCGGTGGTCAGGAGTCGATGTCGATGGCCCCGCACGCCATGCATCTGCGCGGTGGCGTGAAGATGGGCGACGGCAAGATGGTCGATACCATGATGTACGACGCGCTGACCGATGCGTTTCACAAATATCTGATGGGCACGACGGCCGAGAACGTTGCCAAGCAATGGCAGTTGACGCGCGATGAGCAGGACGAATTTGCCGTCAACTCGCAGAACAAGGCCGAAGCGGCGCAGAAGGCTGGCAAGTTCAAGGACGAAATCGTCGCGCACACCATCAAAGGTCGTAAGGGCGACACGGTGGTGGACGAGGATGAGTACATCAAGCACGGCGTGACAGTGGAAGGCATTTCCAAGCTGCGCCCGGCCTTCGACAAAGAAGGCACGGTGACGGCCGCCAATGCGTCGGGCATCAATGATGGCGGCGCGGCAACCGTGCTGATGAGTGAAGCCGAAGCGGAAAAACGCGGCATCACGCCGATGGCGCGGATCGCTTCTTGGGCAACGGCAGGTGTCGATCCGGCGATCATGGGCACCGGTCCAATCCCGGCCTCGCGCAAAGCGTTGGAGAAAGCCGGATGGAAGGTTGAGGACCTTGATCTGGTCGAAGCCAATGAGGCTTTCGCTGCCCAAGCTTGCGCCGTGAACAAGGACATGGGCTGGGATTCCTCCATCGTGAACGTCAATGGCGGCGCGATTGCCATCGGTCACCCGGTGGGTGCATCTGGCGCGCGCGTGCTCAACACGCTGCTCTTTGAGATGCAGAAGCGTGACGCCAAAAAGGGCCTCGCCACACTGTGCATCGGCGGCGGCATGGGCGTTGCCCTGTGTGTGGAACGCTAA